A single genomic interval of Asterias amurensis chromosome 1, ASM3211899v1 harbors:
- the LOC139939894 gene encoding tubulin epsilon and delta complex protein 1-like, with product MMASSRSSAGRPRDAIGSLCQLLNLKGITGLTPEIFRQAKFNKPEAVAPLWSLLYSLAHYNTHKCIPSKTDAARHTRPTHRISSTKHAMWAEGYRCNKLYRLPDDMSGGSREVLLACAWLLAKTDILADIILDDRAMAVADTAHLHLEEVVKAMTRMKGASNSISGDLLPSDCAKRLGWMVGRCRMAMRRLYVQQQEFCSLTHQIHVATQGLSVSMDTSHLSPFETFITRHSDQLKTHHDFLEAEQSRLHICIRWQEQQQTFWQWMESVLDAKLQDSQVDLEEEEADDSTKPNSSPRSGDLMEMLIDLEGCTQQLERLVDDDGSSEDARYTSKLSLIAEDVRSRLAPPPTATSTRRHSHQTTRFHLTSKQSKAPSAAQNEPVNRIHIQDEITRLSAVVEQLKVELEDLREGHRCRIEDLTSVLPDAVCIPPMGSSR from the exons ATGATGGCATCCTCAAGGTCATCAGCCGGACGGCCGAGGGACGCCATCGGGTCTCTATGTCAACTCCTGAATCTTAAAGGAATTACCGGACTCACCCCAGAGATCTTCAGGCAGGCCAAGTTCAACAAACCAGAAGCT gttgCTCCGTTATGGTCACTCCTTTACTCCCTCGCCCACTATAACACCCACAAGTGCATCCCATCTAAGACAGACGCAGCACGCCACACAAGACCAACTCACCGCATCTCCTCAACAAAGCATGCTATGTGGGCAGAGGGTTATCGGTGTAACAAGCTATATCGCCTTCCAGATGACATGAGTGGGGGAAGTCGTGAGGTGCTTCTTGCATGCGCCTGGCTCTTGGCCAAGACGGATATCCTAGCTGATATCATTCTTGATGACAGGGCGATGGCGGTAGCCGACACGGCGCACTTACACCTTGAGGAGGTCGTAAAGGCCATGACGAGGATGAAAGGAGCTAGTAACTCCATCTCCGGTGACTTGCTGCCGAGTGACTGTGCTAAGAGGCTGGGGTGGATGGTCGGACGATGTAGAATGGCAATGAGGCGCTTGTACGTCCAACAACAGGAATTTTGTAGCCTCACTCACCAG ATTCACGTAGCAACCCAAGGATTAAGTGTTTCCATGGATACCTCGCATCTGTCACCGTTTGAAACCTTCATCACCAGGCATTCAGACCAACTCAAGACG CATCATGACTTCTTAGAGGCAGAGCAATCCAGACTTCACATCTGCATCCGATGGCAGGAGCAGCAACAAACCTTCTGGCAATGGATG GAGAGTGtgctggacgcaaagcttcaagACTCTCAAGTTGATCTAGAGGAAGAAGAAGCCGATGACTCCACCAAACCTAATTCCTCACCGAGGTCAGGTGACCTCATGGAGATGCTTATCGATTTGGAAGGATGCACTCAGCAACTTGAACGCCTCGTTGACGATGATGGCTCTTCTGAAGAT GCTAGATACACCTCTAAGCTGTCTTTGATTGCAGAAGACGTCAGGTCCAGACTCGCTCCACCTCCCACAGCAACTTCAACAAGACGACACTCTCATCAGACTACCAGGTTCCATCTCACAAGCAAACAATCTAAAGCGCCCTCTGCAGCTCAGAATGAACCAGTCAATAGAATCCACATCCAGGACGAGATCACGAGACTCTCGGCGGTCGTCGAGCAATTGAAAGTGGAGTTGGAGGATCTGAGGGAAGGCCATCGGTGTCGGATTGAGGACTTGACCTCTGTGCTCCCTGACGCTGTGTGTATTCCTCCCATGGGGTCATCAAGATGA